Proteins encoded by one window of Desulfovibrio ferrophilus:
- a CDS encoding methyltransferase domain-containing protein encodes MKKQVATHFSRAGSTYAAAADVQREVAAHCAGLVPVGHYPVAVEIGAGGGLLTQQVRSHATWERYLGLDIARGMLVPSAVSGPGEALIVADGEAAPLREESADLLISASTMQWYASPRISLPANLRMLKPGGRFALCLFVRGTLAELEATSTETGFGSVLEMPDTDLYTSILDAEKGIECSHRVTDYVREYPDARSFLRQLQFTGATCTAGKRAFSRQRWESFRQLYECRYASGCGVRATYRVLFLWGRRA; translated from the coding sequence ATGAAGAAACAGGTCGCAACGCATTTCAGCCGAGCCGGTAGCACGTACGCCGCCGCTGCCGATGTGCAGCGCGAAGTCGCTGCTCATTGTGCCGGGTTGGTGCCCGTGGGGCATTATCCCGTGGCCGTGGAGATCGGCGCCGGGGGTGGACTTTTGACTCAGCAGGTGCGCTCTCATGCAACATGGGAGCGGTATCTGGGGTTGGACATCGCCCGGGGGATGCTGGTTCCAAGTGCTGTTTCCGGCCCAGGCGAGGCCTTGATCGTGGCTGACGGCGAAGCCGCGCCTCTGCGTGAGGAATCAGCGGATTTACTGATCAGTGCCTCGACCATGCAATGGTATGCCTCTCCGCGCATTTCGCTGCCAGCCAACTTGCGGATGTTGAAGCCTGGCGGGCGCTTTGCCCTGTGCCTGTTTGTGCGGGGAACTTTGGCTGAATTGGAAGCCACCAGTACCGAGACCGGGTTTGGCTCCGTGCTGGAGATGCCGGATACTGATCTTTATACGAGCATTCTTGATGCCGAAAAAGGAATCGAATGCTCGCACCGTGTGACCGATTATGTGCGCGAATATCCTGATGCCCGATCTTTCCTGAGACAATTGCAATTCACGGGGGCTACTTGCACTGCAGGCAAGCGGGCTTTTTCACGCCAGCGCTGGGAATCCTTCCGCCAATTGTACGAATGTCGGTATGCTTCCGGTTGTGGCGTGCGTGCCACCTACCGTGTGCTATTCTTGTGGGGCCGTCGGGCCTGA
- a CDS encoding alpha/beta hydrolase gives MSRIVFVSGWAGYPELFPQVSALTEFVTPFHDGSETEVVERLRQGGEVLMAWSTGAHLVLKHRQDLFPRWRRVVLLSPFMNFCVHVPRNTVEQMRDTIMNEGPKRTVRAFWRNCTAPKVTFDHDDDSRALADGLDYLLDSSALIEPGESGANVRIVHGVDDVIVPPSAASDVSSLLSGSWLSLMAYGHYPSEDLLLGILYEETGRNAFQPSR, from the coding sequence ATGAGCAGGATCGTGTTTGTGTCCGGTTGGGCCGGATATCCTGAATTGTTTCCGCAGGTCTCCGCATTAACGGAATTTGTGACCCCGTTTCATGATGGTTCCGAGACCGAGGTGGTGGAGCGTTTGCGCCAGGGGGGCGAGGTGCTCATGGCCTGGTCCACAGGGGCGCATCTGGTACTCAAGCATCGGCAGGACTTGTTTCCCCGTTGGCGGCGGGTGGTGCTGTTGTCACCGTTCATGAATTTCTGTGTGCATGTGCCGCGCAACACGGTTGAGCAAATGCGCGATACCATCATGAACGAAGGTCCCAAGCGAACCGTACGGGCCTTCTGGCGGAACTGTACCGCTCCCAAAGTGACATTTGACCATGATGATGACTCCCGCGCTTTGGCGGACGGCCTTGACTACTTGCTGGACTCTTCAGCGCTGATCGAACCTGGAGAGAGCGGAGCCAACGTGCGTATTGTTCATGGTGTCGATGATGTCATTGTGCCCCCATCGGCGGCCAGTGATGTGTCTAGCTTGCTGTCTGGTTCCTGGCTGTCGCTCATGGCCTATGGCCATTATCCTTCTGAAGATCTTCTCTTGGGCATTCTGTATGAAGAAACAGGTCGCAACGCATTTCAGCCGAGCCGGTAG
- the bioF gene encoding 8-amino-7-oxononanoate synthase encodes MARNTAWNEFFASRFAELEQRSQFREIPPVDRGADLYIEYDGRRLLNLASNNYLGLAGASELRDGAIQAVQKYGASSGASRLVTGNFALYDQLDRAVAEFKEQDDAVCVGSGYAANLCVLTSLADRNTVVFSDRLNHASIVDGILLSRATHVRYRHNDLEHLAGLMDRYVDAPRKLVVTDTVFSMDGDVAHLHELVPLCRDYGALLVLDEAHATGVMGRGRGLAHELGVQDEVDVHMGTFSKALGSYGAFIAGRRDIVDAVRNFGRAFIFSTSLPPAAVGAGLAALELVRSNQDRSERLMLLSSQLRAVLRRLGFDFGPSTTQIIPIMLGANDVALAARDFLMDHGVFAPAIRPPTVPEGTSRLRLSLRADLGGKDMDLLCAGLEALAGESGR; translated from the coding sequence ATGGCAAGAAACACTGCTTGGAATGAATTTTTCGCCAGCCGGTTCGCCGAGCTGGAACAGCGCTCACAATTTCGGGAGATTCCTCCCGTGGATCGTGGGGCGGACCTGTATATTGAATACGATGGGCGTAGACTGCTCAATCTGGCTTCCAACAATTATCTGGGCCTTGCTGGCGCGTCAGAATTGCGGGATGGAGCTATCCAGGCCGTGCAAAAATACGGCGCATCCAGCGGAGCTTCACGGTTGGTTACGGGAAATTTCGCTCTTTATGACCAATTGGATCGTGCCGTTGCCGAGTTCAAGGAGCAGGACGATGCCGTGTGTGTCGGCTCCGGCTATGCGGCCAATCTCTGCGTGCTGACCTCGTTGGCGGATCGCAACACCGTTGTGTTTTCCGATCGTCTGAATCATGCCAGCATCGTGGATGGCATCTTGCTGTCACGAGCCACGCATGTGCGTTATCGCCATAACGACCTCGAGCATTTGGCCGGGTTGATGGATCGATACGTCGATGCCCCCCGTAAACTCGTGGTGACGGATACGGTTTTCAGCATGGATGGCGACGTTGCCCATCTGCATGAACTTGTGCCGCTGTGTCGGGATTATGGTGCGCTGCTGGTGCTGGACGAGGCTCATGCAACCGGCGTGATGGGCCGTGGTCGCGGACTGGCGCATGAGTTGGGAGTTCAGGACGAGGTCGATGTGCATATGGGCACATTCTCCAAGGCTCTGGGCTCCTACGGCGCGTTCATCGCCGGGCGGCGCGATATTGTGGATGCCGTGCGAAATTTCGGCCGTGCTTTCATTTTTTCCACCTCCCTGCCTCCTGCTGCCGTGGGTGCCGGACTCGCTGCCCTTGAACTGGTGCGGAGCAATCAGGACCGTAGTGAGCGACTGATGCTGCTCAGCAGCCAGTTGCGGGCCGTACTCCGCCGCTTGGGGTTTGATTTTGGTCCAAGCACAACCCAGATTATTCCCATTATGCTTGGGGCCAATGATGTGGCCCTGGCAGCTCGGGATTTTCTGATGGACCATGGCGTCTTCGCCCCCGCCATCAGGCCGCCGACGGTGCCCGAGGGAACCTCTCGCCTGCGCCTGTCGCTTCGGGCCGATCTGGGGGGGAAAGATATGGATTTGTTGTGCGCCGGGCTTGAAGCCCTTGCCGGGGAGAGCGGACGATGA
- a CDS encoding bacteriohemerythrin, which yields MKLSTRITASVIIIFLITVTMSGLTWYVSSAQKHDSQVLNLAGRQRMLSQKLTKEVLFYVNQSQSGKPTAEIVTQITRTSILFRVTLDALSKSGKAPTTLNPNGPKAYIPVPSEGVKTQLDAVRNKWNDLHNDVGNTINSNDAKAIQQLIPDSVELLKEMNKAVVMMQTEAEAKVSFLLTAQAAGTAFALITLIIILFNLRRHFAIPLASLGEYAHEVASGKLDARVKCVLRMEFKALADTIGQMIASLRSAIEQADQRSDDAEQSAQFATTALREAEAKQTKINTLIETMKDTANRASDTSRDVFAAVEELSTQVDQVNGGVEIQRDRMAETATAMEEMNSTVMEVARNASDAADSASRSRENAQTGADEVRKAVASMQQIETRMGTLKQTMDQLGSKADGIGQIINVINDIADQTNLLALNAAIEAARAGEAGRGFAVVADEVRKLAEKTMTATQEVSSAIKEIQTTATDNIAAVESTATYITESTMAATEAGQFMEEIVSFVQNTASQVESIATASEEQSAASEEINMAVSDVTRVAGETAEGMGRAAGALMEITSLVQELDSVIQIMAAGKAEAIGTRLGDGDKLLEWFDELSVRVGSIDDQHKVLIDLINELHAAMRQRKGNEVMLDVVDRLKDYTVKHFGYEEQLFDRHRYAETEEHKKAHRMFVQKVVDFEKGLKTGKATVSMDVMKFLKDWLVQHIQGVDQRYSDFMLNKGIK from the coding sequence TTGAAATTGTCCACCCGAATTACAGCCTCAGTCATCATCATTTTTCTGATAACCGTCACCATGTCTGGACTGACCTGGTACGTATCTTCTGCACAAAAGCATGACAGCCAAGTGCTCAATCTGGCAGGCCGCCAACGCATGCTTAGCCAGAAGCTGACCAAGGAAGTTCTTTTCTACGTCAATCAGTCTCAATCGGGCAAACCCACAGCTGAAATCGTCACACAAATCACAAGGACATCCATCCTTTTCAGAGTCACACTGGATGCCCTCAGCAAATCCGGAAAGGCCCCGACAACACTGAATCCGAACGGACCCAAGGCATACATCCCTGTTCCCTCCGAAGGAGTCAAAACACAGCTCGATGCCGTTCGCAACAAATGGAACGATTTGCACAACGATGTGGGCAACACTATCAATAGTAATGATGCCAAGGCCATTCAACAACTCATCCCGGACAGTGTCGAGCTACTCAAGGAAATGAACAAGGCAGTGGTCATGATGCAGACCGAAGCTGAAGCCAAAGTTTCCTTTTTGCTGACCGCACAGGCTGCAGGAACAGCTTTCGCCCTCATCACATTGATTATCATCCTGTTCAATCTGCGCAGACACTTTGCCATCCCTTTGGCCAGTTTGGGTGAATATGCACACGAGGTTGCTTCCGGTAAACTGGACGCCAGGGTCAAATGCGTCCTGCGCATGGAGTTCAAAGCCCTGGCTGACACCATTGGTCAAATGATCGCCAGCCTGCGCTCGGCAATTGAACAGGCAGACCAGCGCAGCGATGATGCTGAGCAGAGTGCCCAGTTCGCCACCACCGCTTTGCGCGAGGCTGAGGCAAAGCAAACCAAGATCAACACACTCATCGAGACCATGAAAGATACGGCCAATCGTGCCTCGGACACTTCGCGCGACGTCTTCGCCGCAGTGGAGGAACTCAGCACACAGGTCGATCAAGTCAATGGAGGAGTGGAAATCCAACGGGATCGCATGGCCGAGACCGCCACGGCCATGGAAGAAATGAACAGCACGGTCATGGAGGTCGCCCGCAACGCTTCGGATGCCGCGGATAGTGCTTCCCGCTCACGCGAGAACGCCCAGACCGGTGCGGATGAAGTACGCAAGGCAGTCGCTTCCATGCAGCAAATCGAGACCCGCATGGGGACCCTTAAGCAGACCATGGATCAATTGGGCTCCAAGGCCGATGGCATCGGCCAGATCATCAATGTCATCAATGATATCGCCGATCAGACCAACCTCCTGGCCCTGAATGCGGCCATCGAAGCTGCCCGGGCTGGAGAAGCCGGGCGAGGTTTCGCGGTCGTAGCCGACGAGGTGCGGAAACTGGCAGAAAAAACCATGACTGCCACCCAGGAAGTTTCCTCGGCCATCAAGGAAATCCAAACCACAGCCACAGACAATATTGCGGCCGTGGAATCCACAGCCACCTACATCACCGAGAGCACCATGGCGGCAACCGAAGCCGGACAGTTCATGGAGGAAATCGTCTCCTTCGTTCAAAACACCGCTTCGCAGGTGGAGTCCATTGCGACGGCCTCCGAAGAACAATCCGCTGCCAGTGAAGAAATCAATATGGCTGTATCAGACGTAACCCGTGTCGCCGGAGAGACTGCCGAAGGCATGGGCCGGGCCGCTGGCGCCCTGATGGAGATAACAAGCCTTGTGCAGGAATTGGACTCCGTGATCCAGATCATGGCCGCTGGCAAGGCAGAGGCCATTGGCACCCGATTGGGCGATGGAGACAAACTTCTGGAATGGTTCGATGAGTTATCCGTAAGGGTCGGTTCCATCGACGATCAACACAAGGTACTCATTGATCTGATCAACGAACTGCATGCCGCCATGCGTCAGCGCAAAGGCAACGAAGTCATGCTGGATGTGGTTGATCGCCTGAAGGACTACACGGTAAAACACTTCGGATACGAGGAGCAGCTGTTCGATCGCCATCGCTACGCGGAAACCGAGGAGCACAAGAAGGCACATCGGATGTTCGTACAGAAAGTCGTGGATTTCGAAAAAGGCCTGAAGACAGGCAAAGCCACTGTCTCCATGGATGTGATGAAATTCCTGAAGGACTGGCTGGTCCAACACATTCAGGGCGTGGATCAACGCTACAGCGACTTTATGCTGAACAAGGGCATCAAATAA
- a CDS encoding DUF2989 domain-containing protein — protein MADRKHNEQLITEIINLPVSTSINYSFYEETIRQYVLESNGRFLIYSTDRNFTAFLRKTLSLASVNPKSLGIIRKENDILRHIRLETNHGRNVILFIDGDYVSKEMGAVIKQLKSAYDNLKIIVLTGEADVDDIALLHEIGADNFIIKPISTNSLVVKIAFTIKPHGKIGKYIDEGKKFMALRLFDEAAAIAGKVLKVKPDSAAAFMLMGDALSAMGQTDQALQAYEQASDCARMYLEPLKKLANFHRQQGHKENELSFLERLDELSPLNVSRKVDMGELYLELGREEEADNTFEQAMEHVTRAAMTQVAMISVQIADAYLKKNPSKSEEFYKKAMNVKGFDLKANIDIFNRLGTALRKQGKWEEAVREYGKALELSPNDENLYYNTAMAYADGGHAQKAFHSLEKTLELNDNFLKKNHIITFNCALIASNSGRKERAAIMCKAALKLNPNYEKATKMLKELSPDATLAGI, from the coding sequence ATGGCGGACAGAAAGCACAACGAACAGTTGATTACGGAAATCATCAATCTTCCGGTTTCAACATCCATCAACTACAGCTTTTATGAAGAAACCATCCGCCAGTACGTTCTGGAGAGTAACGGCAGGTTTCTGATCTACTCCACGGACAGGAACTTCACCGCGTTCCTGCGCAAGACCTTGAGCCTGGCCAGTGTGAACCCAAAAAGCCTGGGCATCATCCGCAAAGAAAACGATATTCTTCGACACATCCGCCTGGAGACAAATCATGGGCGTAATGTAATTCTGTTTATCGATGGCGATTATGTGAGCAAGGAGATGGGAGCCGTCATCAAGCAGCTCAAATCTGCATATGACAACCTCAAGATCATTGTCCTGACTGGCGAAGCCGACGTAGACGACATCGCTCTACTCCATGAGATCGGTGCGGACAATTTCATCATCAAACCCATCTCTACCAACTCACTGGTGGTCAAGATTGCCTTCACCATCAAACCGCATGGCAAGATCGGCAAATACATCGACGAGGGCAAAAAGTTCATGGCCCTGCGCCTGTTCGATGAGGCTGCTGCCATCGCCGGGAAGGTCCTCAAGGTAAAGCCCGACAGCGCAGCGGCATTCATGCTCATGGGAGACGCCCTCTCCGCCATGGGGCAGACCGACCAAGCTCTTCAGGCCTATGAGCAAGCCAGCGACTGTGCCCGGATGTATCTTGAACCGCTCAAAAAACTGGCGAATTTCCACCGCCAACAGGGGCATAAAGAAAACGAACTCAGCTTTCTAGAGCGTCTGGATGAACTTTCCCCACTCAATGTGAGCCGCAAGGTCGACATGGGTGAACTCTATCTGGAGTTGGGGCGCGAAGAAGAAGCCGACAACACCTTTGAGCAAGCCATGGAACATGTCACCCGGGCAGCCATGACCCAGGTGGCCATGATCTCCGTCCAGATAGCTGATGCCTATCTGAAAAAGAATCCATCCAAATCCGAGGAATTCTATAAAAAAGCAATGAATGTGAAAGGCTTCGACTTAAAGGCCAATATCGACATCTTCAACCGCCTGGGCACGGCTCTGCGCAAGCAGGGCAAATGGGAAGAGGCCGTCCGGGAATATGGAAAGGCGCTTGAGCTCTCCCCCAACGATGAGAACCTGTATTACAATACCGCCATGGCCTACGCTGATGGCGGTCATGCTCAAAAAGCCTTCCATAGCCTGGAAAAAACTTTGGAACTCAACGACAACTTCCTGAAGAAGAACCACATCATCACGTTCAATTGCGCACTTATTGCTTCCAACAGCGGACGTAAGGAACGCGCAGCGATCATGTGCAAGGCTGCGTTGAAACTGAATCCCAACTATGAAAAAGCCACAAAAATGCTTAAGGAACTTTCACCCGATGCAACCTTAGCAGGAATCTAG
- a CDS encoding response regulator, protein MLTRFNLTAKLGFGFGTVILLLAIVGAVGIYEVQTIGALNQKMYQHPFTVSNMVRKLDANIIRMHRAMKDIALAQNIGEMEHAIALVDRLETDVLDSFEIVQQRFLGDTVMVERTKSLVQEWKPIRDEVIQLMRQDKRTEAADITKGRGAVHVDRIIDAMRELTDFAQLKAIQFHTETKRTGRLLIIFLVSLIILSIVISMVFTSYVTRSITVPAREIIQVSNAIARGDFSKTITYASGNEMGEMATSLRRMLTGVVGKGQSIINSIPIHFWTADTNFNLTFINDMAANAVGLPPQFENEHNAPPLTISQALRDDEAITFSLAQRSLSTGRRMKHEVRYTRNDSTTHLYQVISPLRGNDGEFAGVMGFALDISQHKKSEEDLRVAIEAAKQASRAKGEFLSNMSHEIRTPLSGIHGMLQLLQDSPVNKEQEQWISMALASEKSLLTVINDILDLSRLEAGRLELSDTPFSLIDSLETVINTFKIQADSQGIDLRYELDPGLPKRISGDETRLRQVLFNLVGNAIKFTPSGEIILKAFLYEEQSEVLTLGFTVSDTGIGIPKDRLEDIFREFVQVHSTCNRNYQGSGLGLTIVKQLITLMRGDITIDSTPRLGTTVRLTARFGKAQDLDAELQEELETPVTHHLRILVAEDDRINQMAIVAMLEKSGHHVLAVNNGHEAVKAFQSSHYDCILMDIQMPQVDGLEATKIIREQYSKDIPIIALTAHAMKGDRESFIEQGLSDYISKPINMEKLHELLSQIAPQSQE, encoded by the coding sequence GTGCTGACCAGATTCAACCTTACTGCCAAACTTGGGTTCGGCTTCGGGACAGTCATCCTATTGCTCGCCATTGTTGGTGCGGTAGGAATCTACGAAGTACAGACCATCGGCGCACTGAACCAGAAAATGTACCAACACCCATTCACCGTCAGCAACATGGTGCGCAAGCTGGACGCCAACATCATACGCATGCACCGTGCCATGAAGGATATCGCCCTGGCGCAAAACATCGGTGAGATGGAACATGCCATTGCCTTGGTGGACCGCCTGGAGACCGATGTACTCGACAGCTTCGAAATCGTGCAGCAGCGTTTTCTTGGTGACACAGTCATGGTCGAACGTACAAAATCACTGGTACAGGAGTGGAAGCCCATTCGGGACGAAGTCATCCAGCTCATGCGCCAGGATAAACGTACAGAAGCCGCAGATATCACCAAAGGACGCGGGGCAGTCCATGTGGATCGTATCATTGACGCCATGCGAGAACTCACCGACTTCGCGCAGCTCAAAGCCATTCAATTTCATACAGAGACCAAGCGGACAGGCCGGCTGCTGATCATCTTTCTGGTCAGCCTGATCATTTTGTCCATTGTGATAAGCATGGTGTTCACGTCGTACGTTACCCGTTCCATCACGGTTCCCGCCCGGGAAATCATTCAGGTTTCCAACGCCATTGCCCGGGGTGATTTCTCAAAGACCATCACCTACGCCAGCGGCAATGAAATGGGAGAAATGGCAACCAGTCTACGGCGTATGCTGACCGGCGTCGTGGGGAAAGGCCAATCCATCATCAACAGCATTCCCATCCATTTCTGGACGGCTGACACCAACTTCAATCTCACGTTCATCAATGACATGGCCGCCAACGCCGTCGGACTTCCACCCCAATTCGAAAACGAACACAATGCACCGCCTCTGACTATTTCCCAAGCCCTGAGAGACGATGAGGCCATCACCTTTTCACTTGCCCAGCGAAGTCTGAGTACCGGCAGACGCATGAAACATGAGGTCCGCTACACGCGAAACGACAGCACAACACACTTGTATCAGGTGATCTCGCCCCTCCGGGGCAATGACGGAGAGTTCGCCGGAGTCATGGGTTTTGCTCTGGATATCAGTCAGCACAAGAAATCCGAAGAAGATTTGCGCGTCGCCATCGAAGCCGCCAAGCAGGCAAGCAGGGCCAAGGGAGAATTCCTGTCCAACATGAGCCATGAAATCCGCACTCCTTTGTCCGGAATACATGGCATGCTCCAACTTCTACAGGACTCCCCCGTGAACAAGGAACAGGAGCAATGGATATCCATGGCCCTGGCATCGGAGAAAAGCCTGCTTACGGTCATCAACGACATTCTGGACCTCTCCAGGCTTGAAGCGGGCAGACTGGAGCTGTCAGACACGCCTTTCTCCCTGATCGACAGCCTGGAGACTGTCATCAATACTTTCAAAATCCAGGCCGACAGCCAAGGCATAGATCTGCGCTACGAACTGGACCCTGGTCTCCCCAAACGAATCAGTGGTGACGAGACCCGCCTCAGACAGGTTCTCTTCAATCTTGTGGGCAATGCCATTAAATTCACTCCCAGTGGTGAAATCATCCTCAAAGCCTTCCTCTACGAGGAGCAATCTGAAGTCCTGACACTTGGATTTACCGTTTCGGACACCGGTATTGGCATCCCGAAAGACAGACTCGAAGATATCTTCAGAGAATTTGTCCAGGTGCACTCCACATGCAATCGAAACTATCAGGGTTCAGGGCTCGGACTGACCATCGTCAAACAATTGATTACACTGATGCGCGGAGACATCACCATAGACAGCACTCCTCGATTGGGCACAACCGTGCGCCTCACTGCCCGCTTCGGCAAAGCCCAAGACCTTGACGCAGAGCTTCAGGAAGAGCTTGAGACTCCAGTGACACACCATCTGCGCATTCTCGTTGCCGAAGATGACCGCATCAACCAGATGGCTATCGTCGCCATGCTTGAAAAGTCGGGACACCATGTGTTGGCCGTAAACAATGGGCATGAAGCGGTGAAAGCCTTTCAGAGTTCCCATTATGACTGCATTCTGATGGACATCCAGATGCCCCAAGTCGATGGATTGGAGGCTACAAAAATCATTAGAGAGCAGTATTCCAAAGACATCCCCATCATTGCCCTCACAGCTCATGCCATGAAGGGAGATCGGGAATCATTCATTGAACAAGGCTTATCGGACTACATTTCCAAGCCAATCAATATGGAAAAATTACACGAGCTACTCAGCCAAATCGCCCCTCAGAGCCAGGAATAA
- a CDS encoding carbamate kinase has protein sequence MLRDDRKTLLLAFGGNALIRKGQTGTIDEQFENLRLPLAQAATLAHEYRLIITHGNGPQVGDLLLRQECCGDSRPLPLEILVAQTQGQIGYMIESTLDTELMHLAPLDHRPLVSLLSYVVVRPSDPAFLHPTKPIGPVLDEERVSLAPYPVRKTAKGWRRVVASPEPVTIVEKQEISRLIDAGFIVICCGGGGIPVVREGRRFCGVDAVIDKDLASAKLAREVGVDLFVVATDVAGVYLDYGGPGERLLKDLTVTQGRELMEAGAFPAGSMGPKVLACLRFLESGGGRAVICSIEHIEEAVAGRAGTQIVGSA, from the coding sequence ATGCTCCGCGACGATCGCAAGACGCTGCTTTTGGCCTTTGGAGGGAACGCTCTGATACGCAAAGGCCAGACAGGAACCATTGATGAGCAGTTCGAGAACCTGCGTCTGCCTTTGGCCCAGGCTGCAACTCTGGCCCATGAGTATCGGCTGATCATCACCCACGGCAATGGTCCGCAGGTGGGTGATCTGCTGTTGCGCCAGGAATGCTGTGGTGATTCTCGGCCGTTACCGCTGGAAATTCTTGTGGCGCAGACTCAGGGGCAGATCGGATACATGATCGAGTCGACCCTTGATACCGAGTTGATGCACTTGGCTCCTCTGGATCATCGCCCTCTGGTCAGCCTGCTCAGTTATGTTGTGGTCAGGCCCAGTGATCCTGCTTTCTTGCATCCCACCAAACCCATCGGTCCTGTTCTGGATGAGGAGCGTGTCTCCTTGGCTCCATATCCAGTTCGCAAGACCGCCAAGGGGTGGCGAAGGGTGGTGGCGTCACCCGAACCTGTGACCATCGTCGAGAAACAGGAGATCAGTCGACTCATCGATGCCGGATTCATCGTTATCTGCTGTGGAGGCGGGGGTATCCCCGTCGTACGCGAAGGCCGTCGTTTCTGTGGCGTTGATGCGGTTATCGACAAGGATCTGGCCAGCGCAAAGCTGGCTCGTGAGGTAGGGGTGGACCTGTTCGTTGTGGCGACTGATGTCGCAGGGGTTTATCTGGATTATGGTGGTCCCGGCGAGCGGTTACTGAAGGATTTGACGGTAACGCAAGGCAGGGAGCTCATGGAAGCCGGTGCCTTTCCGGCCGGATCGATGGGGCCAAAAGTCCTGGCCTGTCTTCGGTTTTTGGAGTCTGGCGGCGGCCGGGCCGTGATCTGCTCCATTGAGCACATTGAGGAGGCCGTGGCCGGTCGAGCGGGAACTCAAATTGTGGGATCTGCTTAA
- a CDS encoding cyclic 2,3-diphosphoglycerate synthase, protein MVEKVIIMGAAGRDFHNFNVYFKSNPRYEVVAFTATQIEGIEDRVYPAILAGKGYPQGIPIYPEDRLRELIRKQHVDLVAFSYSDVPHTEVMHKASACMADGADFIMIGATYTMLESTKPVVAVCAVRTGCGKSQTTRKVCRILQGQGRKVVAVRHPMPYGDLSRQVVQRFAELEDFDRHKCTIEEREEYEPLVEMGVIVYAGVDYELILRQAEAEADVVVWDGGNNDTSFYRPDVQITVFDPHRAGHELSYYPGETNLLMADIALINKVDTASLDRVEEVRHNIREHNPKADIVCAASPVTVDAPDRLKGKRVLVVEDGPTITHGGMPFGAGSVAARQYGAAELVDPRPYLAGSIAEVFDRYPHIGQVLPAMGYSDDQVADLEATIAAVDCDLVLFGTPVDLSRIIKVDKPFMRVRYEYGDAPGLTLEQALLSRLNSKAKG, encoded by the coding sequence ATGGTCGAAAAGGTCATTATCATGGGGGCGGCAGGTCGCGATTTCCACAACTTCAATGTGTATTTCAAGAGCAATCCCCGGTACGAAGTGGTGGCCTTTACCGCCACTCAGATCGAGGGCATCGAAGACCGTGTCTACCCGGCCATTCTGGCAGGGAAAGGCTATCCTCAGGGCATTCCCATCTATCCCGAAGACAGGTTGCGCGAGTTGATCCGCAAACAGCATGTGGATCTGGTGGCCTTTTCCTATTCCGACGTTCCCCATACCGAGGTCATGCATAAGGCGTCGGCCTGCATGGCCGACGGCGCAGATTTTATCATGATCGGAGCCACGTACACCATGCTCGAATCCACAAAGCCCGTTGTTGCCGTGTGCGCGGTCCGGACGGGCTGTGGCAAATCCCAGACGACACGAAAGGTCTGCCGCATTCTTCAGGGGCAGGGCAGGAAGGTGGTGGCCGTGCGGCATCCCATGCCCTATGGCGATCTCTCGCGACAGGTCGTGCAGCGTTTTGCCGAGCTGGAAGATTTTGATCGCCACAAATGCACCATCGAGGAGCGTGAGGAGTACGAGCCTCTGGTTGAAATGGGCGTTATTGTCTATGCGGGCGTGGACTATGAATTGATTTTGCGCCAGGCCGAGGCCGAGGCCGATGTGGTGGTTTGGGATGGCGGCAACAACGACACGTCCTTCTACCGCCCGGACGTTCAGATCACGGTCTTCGACCCCCACCGTGCGGGGCATGAACTGTCCTATTATCCGGGCGAAACCAATCTGCTTATGGCCGATATCGCGCTTATCAACAAGGTGGACACAGCCTCGCTGGACCGGGTTGAAGAGGTGCGGCACAACATCCGTGAACACAATCCGAAGGCAGACATTGTGTGCGCCGCATCGCCGGTGACGGTGGATGCCCCTGATCGCCTGAAGGGCAAAAGGGTTCTCGTCGTGGAAGATGGACCGACCATCACCCATGGTGGAATGCCCTTTGGCGCGGGCAGCGTTGCTGCACGGCAGTACGGCGCCGCTGAACTGGTGGACCCGCGGCCATACCTTGCGGGATCCATTGCCGAAGTTTTTGATCGCTACCCGCACATTGGTCAGGTTCTACCCGCCATGGGCTACAGTGATGATCAGGTGGCCGATCTGGAAGCGACCATTGCGGCCGTGGATTGTGATCTCGTGTTGTTTGGAACACCGGTGGATCTGTCACGTATCATCAAGGTGGACAAGCCGTTCATGCGCGTACGCTACGAGTATGGGGACGCCCCGGGGCTGACGCTGGAACAGGCGCTACTGAGCCGCCTGAATTCCAAGGCAAAAGGCTAG